One Megasphaera vaginalis (ex Bordigoni et al. 2020) genomic region harbors:
- the rpsU gene encoding 30S ribosomal protein S21 gives MAEIRVGKNETLDSALRRFKRSCQKAGVLSEVRKREHYEKPSVRRKKKSEAARKRKFRA, from the coding sequence ATGGCAGAAATCAGAGTTGGTAAAAATGAAACGTTAGACAGCGCTTTGCGCCGTTTTAAGCGTTCTTGCCAAAAGGCAGGAGTTCTTTCCGAAGTTCGCAAACGCGAACATTACGAAAAACCGAGCGTGCGGAGAAAGAAAAAATCCGAAGCAGCACGGAAGCGTAAATTCAGAGCATGA
- a CDS encoding GatB/YqeY domain-containing protein, whose product MSLKEDLTRDMKDAMKAKEAGKTALSVIRMVRAAIRNAEIDGKCELDDVGVGAVIVKEMKQRKESLAEFEKAGRTDLTDRTKAEIAVLEKYMPQQLSAEEVAHVVRQAIAGADSVSLKMGDVMKMVMPLVQGRADGKIVSKTVKEILQNN is encoded by the coding sequence ATGTCTCTAAAGGAAGATCTGACACGGGACATGAAAGACGCGATGAAGGCGAAAGAAGCCGGCAAGACGGCGCTTTCCGTTATCCGCATGGTTCGCGCGGCGATTCGCAACGCGGAGATTGACGGAAAATGCGAGCTTGACGACGTCGGTGTCGGTGCTGTCATCGTCAAAGAAATGAAGCAGCGGAAGGAATCGCTTGCCGAGTTCGAAAAGGCCGGTCGTACCGATCTGACGGATCGGACAAAGGCGGAGATTGCCGTGTTGGAAAAGTATATGCCGCAGCAGCTCAGCGCTGAGGAAGTAGCCCATGTCGTACGACAGGCCATTGCCGGCGCCGATTCGGTTTCACTGAAGATGGGCGATGTCATGAAGATGGTCATGCCCCTTGTTCAGGGCCGGGCAGACGGTAAAATCGTTTCAAAGACGGTAAAAGAAATCTTACA
- the hemW gene encoding radical SAM family heme chaperone HemW encodes MIGVYIHIPFCKQKCLYCDFPSYGGILRYKEAYVDALCREIGASPYGGAVVDTVYFGGGTPSLLSTAEAVRIMTAVRKTFTVVPEAEVTFEGNPESLNGAYAADLAAAGVNRLSFGVQTFDDRLLRSLGRAHTAAMAREAVTAAVAGGIKNISVDLMYGLPGQTTDDVAASVRRLLQLPVVHASVYSLIVEDGTPLQRLVAGGKVTLPGAAAVEAMGAIVRRQLAAGGFEHYEISSYAVKGRRSRHNSKYWQYLPYIGFGVSAHSFVGNRRWSNIANIPTYCERAGRETVAAEETVITRQRAMEDYCFLALRMKDGIDYVKFAAQFGCAITEPFGRVLASLEKQGLITGTERGCRLSSAGLAYGNYVFGKFLQSE; translated from the coding sequence ATGATCGGCGTGTACATCCATATCCCTTTTTGTAAGCAGAAGTGCCTTTATTGCGATTTCCCGTCATATGGCGGGATTTTGCGCTATAAAGAGGCCTATGTCGATGCGTTGTGCCGTGAGATCGGCGCTTCTCCGTATGGCGGGGCCGTCGTCGATACCGTTTATTTTGGCGGCGGCACGCCGTCTCTTTTGTCGACGGCGGAAGCAGTGAGGATTATGACCGCCGTGCGGAAGACCTTTACTGTCGTGCCGGAAGCGGAGGTTACCTTTGAAGGCAATCCGGAGAGTTTGAACGGCGCCTATGCGGCAGACTTGGCCGCGGCAGGTGTTAATCGCCTCAGTTTCGGCGTTCAGACTTTCGACGATCGGCTCCTGCGTTCGCTGGGGCGTGCCCATACGGCGGCGATGGCGCGTGAAGCCGTGACGGCGGCTGTCGCAGGCGGCATCAAAAACATTTCTGTCGATTTAATGTACGGATTGCCCGGTCAGACGACGGACGATGTGGCGGCCAGCGTAAGACGGCTGCTGCAACTGCCGGTCGTACACGCTTCCGTGTACAGTCTGATTGTCGAAGACGGCACGCCGTTGCAACGTCTTGTTGCCGGCGGCAAGGTCACCTTGCCCGGCGCCGCGGCGGTAGAAGCGATGGGAGCAATCGTGCGGCGTCAGTTGGCGGCCGGCGGTTTCGAGCATTATGAAATTTCCAGTTATGCCGTAAAAGGCCGGCGCAGCCGGCATAACAGCAAATACTGGCAGTATTTGCCGTATATCGGGTTCGGCGTCTCGGCGCATTCCTTTGTCGGGAACCGGCGTTGGAGCAATATTGCCAATATTCCGACATATTGCGAGCGCGCCGGCCGGGAAACCGTCGCCGCTGAAGAAACGGTGATCACGCGACAGCGGGCGATGGAAGATTACTGCTTTTTGGCACTGCGCATGAAAGACGGCATCGATTATGTGAAATTCGCCGCTCAGTTCGGTTGTGCCATAACGGAACCCTTTGGACGCGTTCTGGCAAGCCTGGAAAAACAGGGCCTGATTACGGGAACGGAACGGGGCTGTCGGCTCAGTTCGGCAGGTCTGGCATACGGAAATTATGTATTCGGCAAATTTCTGCAATCAGAATGA